The genomic stretch GGAACAGACCGCCGGCGCCCCAGGCGTCCAGGAACGAGCCGAAGAACTGGTCGGCGGTGGCCGTGATCATCGCCTCGGGCAGGCCGGGCGGCTGCGCCATCAGGTACAGGTGCCAGGCGACCGCGGCCTGGAGGCCGTGCAGGATGTCCCACGAGTCCAGGGTGGGCAGCACGTCCAGCGAGCCGAGGTGGGTGACGACGTCGGGGTGGTCCAGACCCGCGCGGATCGCGACCAGCGCCCCCCGGTCGTGGCCGACGAGCGCGAACCGCTCGTGGCCGAGCTCGCGGGCCAGGGCCACGACGTCGGCGGCCATCGTGCGGGCGCTGTAGGTGTCGGGGCCGTCCGCGGGCGGGGCGTCGCTGTCGCCGTAGCCGCGCAGGTCGGGGCAGATGACGGTGTGGTCGGTGGCGAGCGCAGGGGCGACGAGCCGCCACATCAGGTGGGTCTGCGGGAAGCCGTGCAGCAGGACGACGGCCGGTCCGCTGCCGAGCACCGCGGCGGAGAGGCGCACGCCGTCGGCGACGGGCAC from Modestobacter roseus encodes the following:
- a CDS encoding alpha/beta fold hydrolase, whose translation is MTPQIPGSLTQRVPVADGVRLSAAVLGSGPAVVLLHGFPQTHLMWRLVAPALATDHTVICPDLRGYGDSDAPPADGPDTYSARTMAADVVALARELGHERFALVGHDRGALVAIRAGLDHPDVVTHLGSLDVLPTLDSWDILHGLQAAVAWHLYLMAQPPGLPEAMITATADQFFGSFLDAWGAGGLFPDDVRAEYLRASRERVPSIVADYRASAGIDVDHDRADRDAGRRLTMPVAVLQQDWGSALGFDAAALWGAWAPDLVHRTASAGHFMAEQDPALVVGTIRDLLTR